A single region of the Drosophila miranda strain MSH22 chromosome 2, D.miranda_PacBio2.1, whole genome shotgun sequence genome encodes:
- the LOC117187169 gene encoding uncharacterized protein LOC117187169 has translation MSDLVGTEEFSAAQLREWLEYLNLPKGGSKAAMAARLNEIPVELRGQGPPAAETCENEREDEAAADQDSTKSERKEKNEKAPQAPGHNNNHGEYRAEVEMLKLQIELLKLQSEREKEGRGENTTPAASNDAGVMLLNAAKDMLPTYHGNISGNNDDVTTWIAQFKAVAKVNKLKDEKLLMLLMSKLKDKALVWLHSSPEHMSLPIDQLLNVMEDTFHPKESKLLLRRKFESRSWARGEEFSMYFNAKVSLASRIVIDDEEFIDGVIEGIPDVGLRRQAHMQCFGAPYQLLKAFEKIMLPKKYGSTEGANTGASPTPIRCYNCNSLGHVAGECRKPKRERGACYGCGSMSHQVSHCDEKKYKIASSTQGAQ, from the exons ATGTCGGACTTGGTCGGCACGGAGGAGTTCTCGGCCGCCCAGCTGCGCGAATGGCTGGAGTACCTCAATCTAccaaaaggtggaagcaaagcTGCCATGGCAGCGAGACTTAACGAAATACCAGTAGAGCTGCGGGGACAGGGACCACCGGCAGCCGAAACATGCGAGAACGAGAGGGAAGATGAGGCGGCCGCAGATCAAGACTCGACGAAGAGCGAACGCAAAGAGAAGAACGAAAAAGCACCGCAAGCGCCTgggcacaacaacaaccatgGCGAATATCGAGCAGAGGTTGAAATGTTAAAACTGCAAAtcgagctgctgaagctgcagagcgagagggagaaggAAGGGAGAGGAGAGAACACAACACCAGCCGCCAGCAATGACGCTGGCGTCATGTTGCTAAATGCCGCCAAAGACATGTTGCCAACATATCATGGCAACATTTCTGGAAACAACGATGACGTCACAACTTGGATCGCGCAGTTTAAGGCCGTCGCAAAAGTGAACAAACTGAAGGATGAGAAGCTACTAATGCTGCTAATGTCGAAGCTTAAGGACAAAGCATTGGTGTGGCTGCATTCGAGTCCGGAGCACATGTCGCTGCCAATCGATCAATTGTTGAACGTCATGGAAGACACTTTCCATCCCAAGGAAAGCAAACTGTTGCTCCGTCGCAAGTTCGAGTCCCGTTCATGGGCACGTGGCGAGGAGTTCTCGATGTACTTCAACGCCAAAGTGTCGCTGGCATCCCGCATAGTCATTGACGACGAGGAGTTTATTGACGGAGTCATCGAAGGTATCCCAGATGTAGGCCTGCGTAGGCAAGCCCACATGCAGTGCTTTGGCGCTCCATATCAACTACTCAAGGCGTTCGAGAAGATCATGCTGCCAAAGAAGTACGGTTCAACTGAAGGGGCAAACACTGGAGCCTCGCCAACACCCATTCGCTGCTACAACTGCAACTCTTTGGGCCACGTGGCAGGGGAGTGCCGCAAGCCCAAGCGCGAAAGAGGAGCGTGCTACGGATGCGGCAGCATGAGTCACCAGGTGTCACACTGTGACGAAAAGAAGTACAAG ATTGCCTCATCGACTCAGGGAGCCCAATAA
- the LOC117187166 gene encoding importin-13-like produces the protein MRVLNEIPYEKMNVKLLGTALETIGSYCNWLMENPTYIPAAIDLLVRGLNSSMSAQATLGLKELCRDCQLQLKPYAEPLLNACHASLNAGRMKNSDSVRLMFSIGKLMSLLPPDGIPKYLDIIVSPCFEELQAICQSDGKTPTARIRTIFRLNMISTLFSSLNTDLSEQDKEIQIVQPVLLVMQRTMPIFRRIAEMWVEELDVLEAACSAMKHAIMNLRSSFRPMLQDLCYFIVASFQTRCCAPTLEISKTTIVMFYREEGCKPYMQELLREFIKHSFKLFENTPQQNFSNISDTMEAFFGCLAQIVKKIPQALEDKTLAYDRLVYYGQRCMTLPESGAIRCGIQFMTHFTIQSRNHEHITEVVLKTGEQTVYFIMMCVGYLTPRSQVDKFADIILALNKKYPAELAIWLKTVMSVPHFPTPLLNDAEKSRYVSLIIKEKVNKRLLQQHLSEMAIKLRGLTEKFQ, from the exons ATGCGTGTCCTGAACGAGATACCATACGAGAAGATGAACGTTAAGCTGCTGGGCACGGCCCTGGAGACAATTGGTTCCTATTGCAATTGGTTAATGGAGAATCCCACCTATATACCGGCGGCCATAGATCTGCTGGTGCGCGGCCTCAACTCGTCCATGTCGGCCCAGGCCACGCTCGGTCTGAAGGAGCTGTGTCGCGACTGTCAGCTGCAATTGAAGCCATACGCCGAGCCTCTGCTCAATGCGTGCCATGCCTCGCTCAACGCCGGGCGCATGAAGAACTCGGACTCGGTCCGGCTGATGTTTAGCATTGGCAAATTGATGAGCCTCTTGCCGCCCGATGGCATACCCAAGTACTTGGACATAATAGTCAGTCCATGCTTTGAGGAATTGCAGGCCATTTGCCAATCTGATGGG AAAACTCCCACGGCACGGATTCGCACAATTTTCCGTCTCAACATGATCTCCACTCTGTTTTCTTCATTGAATACCGATTTGAGTGAACAGGACAAGGAAATACAGATTGTCCAGCCCGTTTTGTTGGTCATGCAAAGAACAATGCCAATTTTTAGGCGCATTGCCGAGATGTGGGTGGAGGAGCTAGATGTTTTAGAG GCCGCCTGTAGCGCCATGAAGCATGCCATTATGAACCTAAGAAGCAGCTTCCGACCCATGCTGCAGGATCTGTGCTACTTTATTGTGGCCAGCTTCCAGACACGCTGCTGTGCACCAACGCTAGAGATATCCAAGACA ACTATTGTCATGTTTTACAGGGAAGAGGGCTGTAAGCCCTATATGCAAGAACTTCTGCGGGAGTTTATCAAGCACAGCTTCAAGCTATTTGAGAACACGCCACAGCAGAACTTCTCGAATATATCGGACACCATGGAGGCCTTCTTCGGCTGCCTGGCTCAGATTGTGAAGAAAATACCTCAGGCATTGGAAGACAAGACACTGGCCTACGATCGCCTCGTCTACTACGGCCAGCGCTGCATGACGCTGCCCGAAAGCGGTGCCATACGCTGCGGCATACAGTTCATGACACACTTTACGATTCAGTCGCGCAACCACGAACACATCACCGAGGTCGTGTTGAAAACTGGCGAACAGACCGTGTACTTCATCATGATGTGTGTGGGATATTTGACGCCACGCTCGCAGGTGGACAAGTTTGCCGATATCATATTGGCCCTTAACAAAAAGTATCCTGCGGAGCTGGCCATCTGGCTAAAGACCGTGATGTCCGTCCCCCATTTCCCCACACCGCTGTTAAACGATGCAGAAAAGTCGCGATATGTTTCTTTGATTATCAA GGAAAAGGTGAACAAGCGGCTGCTGCAACAGCATCTGTCGGAGATGGCCATCAAGTTGCGCGGACTCACCGAAAAGTTCCAGTAA
- the LOC117187161 gene encoding serine/threonine-protein phosphatase 2A 56 kDa regulatory subunit gamma isoform-like isoform X2, with translation MVFGAMLLTGNLNGPKQKQQQQSQQQQQQQQQEESSQSVSASSSSKEQPQQKQQDQPPAAGYYALGIRLPKSPSFHSGLDQLADDEEEDQQSLESSAQGSSKFKFSSVEELKAKFECRKMPLSPPEAAAVVVTTTTSSSPSSSSTSSNSSASALSSLSQASSSSLASAAANSSASCSSSAATYGGGANSAAAALIASSPFGSQSSTSSLSLSSNAGMSKNTAPATATTAAAAAGSTASGGNSLVSTLAQHFSAATSAAAAAAATAAASAASSASSSSASSSATNNAGGSIAASKSPVSAAAAIKNILNATKSVENSAAAAAAAAAAAAASSTLPSAAAEGQEVPVPPAEELRPTVAQNLVGGISISLDIGQRNGSGTAPATVTATATATTTSTSAVVILPTTTLGIHQNGDVTGGGGMAGIIGHSSQHHHHQGLTSPQTLQQLTGSPGRARDRNLFHSPPTASVALALPALRETAASEREELFIQKIRQCCTLFDFSEPLSDLKFKEVKRAALHEMVDFLTNQNGIITEIIYPEAINMFSVNLFRTLPPSSNPNGAEFDPEKDEPTLESSWPHLQLVYELFLRFLESPDFQPNIAKRYIDHQFVLQLLDLFDSEDPRERDFLKTVLHRIYRKFLGLRAFIRKQINNVFYRFIYETEHHNGIAELLEISGSIIIGFALPLKEKHKQFLLKVLLPLHKAKSLSVYHPQLTYCVVQFLEKDPSLFEAVINLLKFWPKTHSPKEVMFLNEVEELLDVIEPAEFQKVMVPLFRQIAKCVSSPHFQVAERALYYWNNEYIMSLIADNSAVILPIMFPALNRNSKTHWNKTIHGLIYNALKLFMEMDQRLFDECSKNYKQDKQMEREKLSYREELWQQVESLARTNPGWSRSSYFNNSRLQQQQQQQQLTDSQNLYDQNNENDPTYDQLPQQSRQPPPPLPPQKQSSLQEPREVRQALATLTTLNNY, from the exons ATGGTATTCGGTGCTATGTTGCTGACGGGTAACCTCAACGGACccaagcagaagcagcagcagcagtcacaacaacagcagcagcagcaacagcaggaggaATCATCCCAATCTGTTTCTGCTTCCTCCTCCAGCAAAGAGCAACCACAACAGAAGCAACAGGATCAGCCACCAGCCGCTGGATATTATGCCTTGGGCATACGCTTACCCAAGTCGCCATCGTTCCACAGCGGCCTAGACCAGCTGGccgacgacgaggaggaggaccaACAGTCGCTGGAATCGTCTGCGCAGGGTAGCAGTAAATTCAAATTCAGCAGCGTGGAGGAACTGAAGGCCAAGTTCGAGTGTCGAAAGATGCCCCTGTCGCCGCCAGAGGCAGCCGCAGTAGTAGTAACCACCACAACATCCTCGTCGCCATCGTCCTCGTCCACCAGCTCCAATTCGTCGGCATCGGCATTGTCCTCGCTCTCGCAGGCGTCCTCTTCCTCGTTGGCCTCGGCCGCTGCCAATTCCTCGGCCTCGTGCTCATCCTCAGCGGCCACCTATGGTGGTGGAGCCAATTCAGCAGCCGCCGCTCTGATAGCCTCGTCGCCGTTTGGCTCACAGTCCTCCACATCATCGTTGTCGCTGTCCTCAAATGCAGGGATGTCGAAGAACAcggcaccagcaacagcaacaacagcagcggcagcggcaggaaGCACAGCCAGTGGTGGAAATTCGCTTGTATCCACATTGGCGCAACACTTCTCGGCGGCCACAtcggctgcagcagcagctgcggcCACAGCAGCCGCCTCAGCAGCATCGTCCGCGTCCTCATCATCTGCTTCATCATCTGCCACCAATAATGCAGGCGGCTCAATTGCGGCCAGCAAG TCACCCGTGAGTGCGGCCGCAGCCATTAAGAACATATTGAATGCCACCAAGAGTGTGGAAAATagtgctgcagcagcagcagcggcagcagcagcggcagcagcatcctCGACCCTGCCATCGGCTGCCGCCGAAGGCCAGGAGGTGCCCGTGCCGCCAGCCGAGGAGCTGCGTCCAACGGTGGCACAGAATCTGGTGGGAGGCATAAGCATCTCCCTGGACATTGGCCAGCGCAATGGCAGTGgaacagcaccagcaacagtgacagcaacagcgacagcaacaaCCACATCCACATCTGCAGTTGTTATTCTGCCAACGACTACGCTGGGCATACATCAGAATGGTGATGTCACAGGCGGTGGCGGAATGGCTGGAATTATTGGTCATTCGTcgcaacatcatcatcatcagggCCTCACATCCCCACAAACGTTGCAACAGCTGACGGGCAGTCCAGGACGTGCACGCGATCGGAATCTGTTTCATTCGCCGCCCACTGCTTCGGTTGCCTTGGCACTGCCTGCACTGCGAG AGACGGCCGCCAGTGAACGGGAAGAGCTTTTCATCCAAAAGATACGACAATGTTGCACGCTTTTCGATTTCTCCGAGCCGCTGAGCGACCTCAAATTCAAGGAGGTGAAGCGTGCggctctgcacgagatggtcGATTTTCTCACAAACCAAAATGGCATCATTACCGAAATTATCTATCCGGAGGCGATCAATATG TTTTCTGTGAATCTATTCCGGACACTGCCGCCATCATCAAATCCGAATGGTGCCGAATTTGATCCCGAAAAGGATGAGCCAACGCTCGAGTCGTCTTGGCCACACCTTCAATTGGTATACGAGCTGTTTTTGCGTTTCTTGGAGTCACCGGATTTCCAACCAAATATTGCTAAGCGTTATATTGATCATCAATTTGTATTACAATTATTGGATTTATTCGATTCGGAGGATCCACGTGAACGTGATTTCCTAAAGACTGTTTTACATCGCATCTATCGAAAATTCTTGGGTTTGAGAGCATTTATTAGAAAGCAGATCAACAATGTCTTTTACAG aTTTATTTATGAGACGGAACATCATAATGGCATAGCCGAATTATTGGAGATATCGGGCAGCATTATCATTGGTTTTGCTCTACCGCTCAAAGAGAAGCATAAACAATTTTTACTTAAGGTATTGCTGCCATTGCACAAAGCCAAGAGCCTCTCGGTCTATCATCCACAGTTGACCTACTGTGTGGTGCAGTTCCTCGAGAAGGATCCCAGTTTGTTCGAGGCGGTCATCAA TTTGCTTAAGTTCTGGCCGAAGACGCACAGTCCCAAGGAGGTGATGTTCTTGAATGAGGTGGAAGAGCTGCTGGATGTGATCGAGCCGGCCGAGTTCCAGAAGGTGATGGTGCCGCTGTTTCGTCAGATAGCCAAGTGTGTCTCCTCGCCGCACTTTCAGGTGGCCGAACGGGCGTTGTATTATTGGAACAACGAGTACATTATGTCCCTAATAGCGGACAATTCGGCGGTTATACTGCCAATAATGTTCCCAGCGTTGAATCGCAACTCCAAGACGCACTGGAACAAGACCATACACGGTCTCATTTACAATGCGCTCAAGCTGTTCATGGAGATGGATCAGCGGTTGTTCGACGAGTGCAGCAAGAACTACAAGCAAGATAAGCAGAT GGAGCGGGAGAAGCTGTCGTACCGGGAGGAGCTTTGGCAGCAGGTGGAGAGCCTGGCCAGGACCAATCCAGGGTGGTCCAGGTCGAGCTATTTCAATAACAGCcgcctgcagcagcagcagcagcagcagcagctaaccGATAGTCAAAATCTGTACGATCAAAACAATGAGAATGATCCAACGTACGATCAGCTACCGCAGCAGTCGCGccagccaccgccgccgctACCACCACAGAAACAGTCGTCGCTGCAGGAGCCCCGAGAGGTGAGACAGGCACTTGCCACACTAACCACACTAAACAACTACTAA
- the LOC117187161 gene encoding serine/threonine-protein phosphatase 2A 56 kDa regulatory subunit gamma isoform-like isoform X1 has product MVFGAMLLTGNLNGPKQKQQQQSQQQQQQQQQEESSQSVSASSSSKEQPQQKQQDQPPAAGYYALGIRLPKSPSFHSGLDQLADDEEEDQQSLESSAQGSSKFKFSSVEELKAKFECRKMPLSPPEAAAVVVTTTTSSSPSSSSTSSNSSASALSSLSQASSSSLASAAANSSASCSSSAATYGGGANSAAAALIASSPFGSQSSTSSLSLSSNAGMSKNTAPATATTAAAAAGSTASGGNSLVSTLAQHFSAATSAAAAAAATAAASAASSASSSSASSSATNNAGGSIAASKSPVSAAAAIKNILNATKSVENSAAAAAAAAAAAAASSTLPSAAAEGQEVPVPPAEELRPTVAQNLVGGISISLDIGQRNGSGTAPATVTATATATTTSTSAVVILPTTTLGIHQNGDVTGGGGMAGIIGHSSQHHHHQGLTSPQTLQQLTGSPGRARDRNLFHSPPTASVALALPALRETAASEREELFIQKIRQCCTLFDFSEPLSDLKFKEVKRAALHEMVDFLTNQNGIITEIIYPEAINMFSVNLFRTLPPSSNPNGAEFDPEKDEPTLESSWPHLQLVYELFLRFLESPDFQPNIAKRYIDHQFVLQLLDLFDSEDPRERDFLKTVLHRIYRKFLGLRAFIRKQINNVFYRFIYETEHHNGIAELLEISGSIIIGFALPLKEKHKQFLLKVLLPLHKAKSLSVYHPQLTYCVVQFLEKDPSLFEAVIKSLLKFWPKTHSPKEVMFLNEVEELLDVIEPAEFQKVMVPLFRQIAKCVSSPHFQVAERALYYWNNEYIMSLIADNSAVILPIMFPALNRNSKTHWNKTIHGLIYNALKLFMEMDQRLFDECSKNYKQDKQMEREKLSYREELWQQVESLARTNPGWSRSSYFNNSRLQQQQQQQQLTDSQNLYDQNNENDPTYDQLPQQSRQPPPPLPPQKQSSLQEPREVRQALATLTTLNNY; this is encoded by the exons ATGGTATTCGGTGCTATGTTGCTGACGGGTAACCTCAACGGACccaagcagaagcagcagcagcagtcacaacaacagcagcagcagcaacagcaggaggaATCATCCCAATCTGTTTCTGCTTCCTCCTCCAGCAAAGAGCAACCACAACAGAAGCAACAGGATCAGCCACCAGCCGCTGGATATTATGCCTTGGGCATACGCTTACCCAAGTCGCCATCGTTCCACAGCGGCCTAGACCAGCTGGccgacgacgaggaggaggaccaACAGTCGCTGGAATCGTCTGCGCAGGGTAGCAGTAAATTCAAATTCAGCAGCGTGGAGGAACTGAAGGCCAAGTTCGAGTGTCGAAAGATGCCCCTGTCGCCGCCAGAGGCAGCCGCAGTAGTAGTAACCACCACAACATCCTCGTCGCCATCGTCCTCGTCCACCAGCTCCAATTCGTCGGCATCGGCATTGTCCTCGCTCTCGCAGGCGTCCTCTTCCTCGTTGGCCTCGGCCGCTGCCAATTCCTCGGCCTCGTGCTCATCCTCAGCGGCCACCTATGGTGGTGGAGCCAATTCAGCAGCCGCCGCTCTGATAGCCTCGTCGCCGTTTGGCTCACAGTCCTCCACATCATCGTTGTCGCTGTCCTCAAATGCAGGGATGTCGAAGAACAcggcaccagcaacagcaacaacagcagcggcagcggcaggaaGCACAGCCAGTGGTGGAAATTCGCTTGTATCCACATTGGCGCAACACTTCTCGGCGGCCACAtcggctgcagcagcagctgcggcCACAGCAGCCGCCTCAGCAGCATCGTCCGCGTCCTCATCATCTGCTTCATCATCTGCCACCAATAATGCAGGCGGCTCAATTGCGGCCAGCAAG TCACCCGTGAGTGCGGCCGCAGCCATTAAGAACATATTGAATGCCACCAAGAGTGTGGAAAATagtgctgcagcagcagcagcggcagcagcagcggcagcagcatcctCGACCCTGCCATCGGCTGCCGCCGAAGGCCAGGAGGTGCCCGTGCCGCCAGCCGAGGAGCTGCGTCCAACGGTGGCACAGAATCTGGTGGGAGGCATAAGCATCTCCCTGGACATTGGCCAGCGCAATGGCAGTGgaacagcaccagcaacagtgacagcaacagcgacagcaacaaCCACATCCACATCTGCAGTTGTTATTCTGCCAACGACTACGCTGGGCATACATCAGAATGGTGATGTCACAGGCGGTGGCGGAATGGCTGGAATTATTGGTCATTCGTcgcaacatcatcatcatcagggCCTCACATCCCCACAAACGTTGCAACAGCTGACGGGCAGTCCAGGACGTGCACGCGATCGGAATCTGTTTCATTCGCCGCCCACTGCTTCGGTTGCCTTGGCACTGCCTGCACTGCGAG AGACGGCCGCCAGTGAACGGGAAGAGCTTTTCATCCAAAAGATACGACAATGTTGCACGCTTTTCGATTTCTCCGAGCCGCTGAGCGACCTCAAATTCAAGGAGGTGAAGCGTGCggctctgcacgagatggtcGATTTTCTCACAAACCAAAATGGCATCATTACCGAAATTATCTATCCGGAGGCGATCAATATG TTTTCTGTGAATCTATTCCGGACACTGCCGCCATCATCAAATCCGAATGGTGCCGAATTTGATCCCGAAAAGGATGAGCCAACGCTCGAGTCGTCTTGGCCACACCTTCAATTGGTATACGAGCTGTTTTTGCGTTTCTTGGAGTCACCGGATTTCCAACCAAATATTGCTAAGCGTTATATTGATCATCAATTTGTATTACAATTATTGGATTTATTCGATTCGGAGGATCCACGTGAACGTGATTTCCTAAAGACTGTTTTACATCGCATCTATCGAAAATTCTTGGGTTTGAGAGCATTTATTAGAAAGCAGATCAACAATGTCTTTTACAG aTTTATTTATGAGACGGAACATCATAATGGCATAGCCGAATTATTGGAGATATCGGGCAGCATTATCATTGGTTTTGCTCTACCGCTCAAAGAGAAGCATAAACAATTTTTACTTAAGGTATTGCTGCCATTGCACAAAGCCAAGAGCCTCTCGGTCTATCATCCACAGTTGACCTACTGTGTGGTGCAGTTCCTCGAGAAGGATCCCAGTTTGTTCGAGGCGGTCATCAA AAGTTTGCTTAAGTTCTGGCCGAAGACGCACAGTCCCAAGGAGGTGATGTTCTTGAATGAGGTGGAAGAGCTGCTGGATGTGATCGAGCCGGCCGAGTTCCAGAAGGTGATGGTGCCGCTGTTTCGTCAGATAGCCAAGTGTGTCTCCTCGCCGCACTTTCAGGTGGCCGAACGGGCGTTGTATTATTGGAACAACGAGTACATTATGTCCCTAATAGCGGACAATTCGGCGGTTATACTGCCAATAATGTTCCCAGCGTTGAATCGCAACTCCAAGACGCACTGGAACAAGACCATACACGGTCTCATTTACAATGCGCTCAAGCTGTTCATGGAGATGGATCAGCGGTTGTTCGACGAGTGCAGCAAGAACTACAAGCAAGATAAGCAGAT GGAGCGGGAGAAGCTGTCGTACCGGGAGGAGCTTTGGCAGCAGGTGGAGAGCCTGGCCAGGACCAATCCAGGGTGGTCCAGGTCGAGCTATTTCAATAACAGCcgcctgcagcagcagcagcagcagcagcagctaaccGATAGTCAAAATCTGTACGATCAAAACAATGAGAATGATCCAACGTACGATCAGCTACCGCAGCAGTCGCGccagccaccgccgccgctACCACCACAGAAACAGTCGTCGCTGCAGGAGCCCCGAGAGGTGAGACAGGCACTTGCCACACTAACCACACTAAACAACTACTAA